A window from Lytechinus pictus isolate F3 Inbred chromosome 9, Lp3.0, whole genome shotgun sequence encodes these proteins:
- the LOC129263961 gene encoding putative nuclease HARBI1, translated as MALLIRRRQRHARQRRRWWVKPWIERRVLFGQYDNLMTELQRECQGDFLNYMRMPPETFLELLQRITPRIEKSYRYRQPLDPGLKLAITLRYLATGNSYKTLQYAFRVAHNTISLFIPEVCQAIITLDGKHVAIRNPPGSGTIYYNYKGFYSLILLALVDGNYKFLWADVGNPGSSSDAQVFNHSPLRSGLENGTLGLPDPEPLPDDDRDTPYFLIGDDAFPLRTWMQKPYSNREQTDEERIFNYRLSRARRVVENSFGILAHRWRCLLSTIQLDPEKARTVIMACMCLHNLMRDRFSV; from the exons ATGGCCTTACTCATCCGTAGACGTCAAAGACATGCAAGGCAAAGAAGAAggtggtgggtcaaaccctgGATTGAGAGACGTGTGCTGTTTGGACAGTATGATAATCTGATGACGGAGTTGCAGAGAGAATGTCAGGGTGACTTCCTGAACTACATGAGGATGCCACCAGAAACGTTCCTTGAACTGTTGCAGCGCATCACTCCGAGGATAGAGAAGTCCTATCGCTACCGGCAGCCACTGGATCCTGGGCTCAAACTGGCCATCACCTTGAGATATCTTGCGACCGGCAACAGCTACAAAACCCTGCAGTATGCCTTCCGTGTTGCCCATAATACCATCTCTCTGTTTATACCAGAGGTGTGCCAGGCCATCATCA CCTTGGACGGAAAACACGTGGCCATCAGAAATCCACCAGGCTCTGGTACGATCTACTACAACTACAAGGGTTTCTACAGCCTCATCCTCTTGGCCCTAGTTGATGGCAATTACAAGTTCCTCTGGGCTGACGTTGGTAATCCCGGTTCATCATCGGATGCCCAGGTCTTCAACCACAGCCCGCTGAGAAGTGGACTGGAGAATGGTACTCTTGGCCTGCCAGATCCAGAGCCCCTGCCAGATGATGACCGAGACACCCCTTACTTCTTAATTGGGGACGACGCCTTCCCTCTCAGGACATGGATGCAAAAGCCGTACTCCAATCGTGAGCAGACCGACGAGGAGAGAATCTTCAACTACCGTCTCTCGAGGGCTCGCCGTGTGGTGGAGAACAGCTTTGGCATCCTTGCCCATCGCTGGAGATGCTTGTTGAGTACCATACAGCTTGATCCAGAAAAAGCCAGGACAGTCATTATGGCCTGCATGTGCCTCCACAACCTAATGAGAGATCGTTTTTctgtttga